From one Pseudomonadota bacterium genomic stretch:
- a CDS encoding isoprenylcysteine carboxylmethyltransferase family protein: MARDPWWRGRRGEWWVVAQFALFALVALGPRTLPGWLRIPDALGVRAAGVALLAAGFLLMLAGILKIGAKLTALPRPVDGAVLIVKGPYRIVRHPMYAGAILMAFGWAPLSGGWLTLGYAAILFVFFDLKTRREERWLCERFPDYAAYRERVRKLIPFIY, encoded by the coding sequence GTGGCGCGGGATCCCTGGTGGCGGGGCCGGCGCGGGGAGTGGTGGGTCGTCGCCCAGTTCGCCCTGTTCGCGCTGGTGGCGCTCGGGCCGCGGACGCTGCCCGGGTGGTTGCGGATCCCGGACGCGCTCGGCGTGCGCGCGGCGGGCGTCGCCCTCCTGGCGGCGGGGTTCCTCCTGATGCTCGCGGGGATCCTCAAGATCGGCGCGAAGCTCACCGCGCTGCCGCGCCCGGTCGACGGGGCGGTTCTCATCGTGAAAGGTCCGTATCGGATCGTGCGCCACCCCATGTACGCCGGCGCGATCCTGATGGCGTTCGGCTGGGCGCCGCTGTCGGGCGGCTGGCTGACGCTCGGCTACGCGGCGATCCTGTTCGTCTTCTTCGACCTCAAGACCCGTCGCGAGGAGAGGTGGCTCTGCGAGCGCTTCCCCGACTACGCCGCGTACCGCGAGCGGGTGCGCAAGCTGATCCCGTTCATTTACTGA
- the selD gene encoding selenide, water dikinase SelD, whose protein sequence is MTEKEKVHLTRTVAGAGUASKLGPGDLAAALCGLHVERHPDVLVGFERSDDAGVYRLTDELALVQTVDFFTPVVDDPYEFGLIAAANSLSDVYAMGGRPLCAMNIVTFPAGKMAIEVLRETLRGGLEKLREAGVALVGGHSVTDPELKYGLSVTGVVHPDRVWTNAGARSGDRLVLTKPLGTGIVNTAIKAGAAGAAAIREVVASMARLNRDAAAVAARFGTRACTDVTGFGLVGHADEMIRGTGLGVRLDAAALPAFTEAREHAAMGLLPGGLQRNRDHWKETLRPAPGVDPFAIDLVCDPQTSGGLLLAIDAEKADALVAAMRAEGVPAVVIGEFVADPQERIELA, encoded by the coding sequence ATGACCGAGAAGGAGAAAGTCCATCTGACGCGGACCGTGGCCGGCGCCGGCTGAGCGTCCAAGCTCGGGCCAGGGGACCTGGCCGCGGCGTTGTGCGGTCTCCACGTCGAGCGCCACCCGGACGTTCTGGTCGGGTTCGAGCGCTCGGACGACGCCGGCGTGTACCGGTTGACGGACGAGCTCGCCCTCGTGCAGACCGTCGACTTCTTCACGCCGGTGGTAGACGACCCCTACGAGTTCGGCCTCATCGCCGCGGCGAACTCCCTCTCGGACGTGTACGCCATGGGCGGCCGGCCGCTGTGCGCGATGAACATCGTGACCTTCCCGGCCGGGAAGATGGCGATCGAGGTGCTGCGCGAGACGCTCCGCGGCGGGCTCGAAAAGCTGCGCGAGGCGGGCGTGGCGCTCGTCGGCGGCCACAGCGTCACCGATCCGGAGCTCAAGTACGGCCTGTCGGTGACCGGCGTCGTGCACCCGGATCGCGTCTGGACCAACGCCGGCGCCCGCTCGGGCGACCGGCTCGTGCTCACCAAGCCGCTCGGCACCGGGATCGTCAACACCGCGATCAAGGCGGGCGCGGCGGGCGCGGCGGCGATCCGCGAGGTCGTCGCTTCGATGGCGCGCCTGAACCGGGACGCGGCGGCCGTGGCGGCGCGCTTCGGCACGCGGGCGTGCACGGACGTGACCGGCTTCGGCCTCGTGGGCCACGCGGACGAGATGATCCGCGGGACCGGCCTCGGCGTGCGGCTCGACGCGGCGGCGCTGCCCGCGTTCACGGAGGCGCGCGAGCACGCCGCGATGGGGCTCCTCCCCGGCGGGCTCCAGCGCAACCGCGATCACTGGAAGGAGACGCTGCGCCCGGCGCCCGGCGTCGATCCGTTCGCGATCGACCTCGTCTGCGATCCGCAGACCTCGGGCGGCCTCCTCCTCGCGATCGACGCCGAGAAGGCCGACGCGCTCGTCGCCGCGATGCGCGCCGAGGGCGTCCCGGCGGTCGTGATCGGCGAGTTCGTCGCGGATCCGCAGGAGCGGATCGAGCTGGCATGA